The Helicobacter sp. MIT 21-1697 genome segment AAGTTTGGTTTGCGTAGATAAGAAGCGATTATCAAAAGATTCTATAAGAGCATTGAGTGAAAAGGAAGTGTGCTTTGAATCGGAGTGTTTATCAAGTGTAGAATTATCTAAATGAGGTTCATACCCCATTTTACTTATAAGTTTAAAAATATCTTCAAGGCTTGTTTGGTTTTCATCATATACAATATGAGCCTTTTTACTTAAAAGATGCACCTGTATGTCTTGGCAAAAGCTTTTGCGCTTTAAAGCGCGCTCAATACCACTAGAACAAGCTTGACAAGTCATTTGGTCAATATAAAAAGAAGCCTCTTTCATTGGTATCCTTGAAATATTTTGCGTAATTTTAACAAAAAGAGTATTTGAAAAAGAAGAGTTCAGGTTTTGCCGCCAAAGCGCACAAGTGCAGAGCCCCAAGTAAGCCCACCACCAAGCGCATCAAGTAGCATTAAATCCCCATATTTGAGCTTTTTTTCTTCATAGAGGTCATTCATAGCCATAGGGATAGATGCTGCGGAAGTATTGCCATATTTTTGTATGCTTATAACGATTTGTTCTGGAGCGAAGCTTAGATTCTCTCCTACTGCATTGATAATACGCAAATTTGCTTGATGAGGAATAAAAAATGATACATCTTGAGGGTTTATATGATGAGTGCTTAGAATCTCTTTTACTTCTGATACAAGCATTTTCACAGCAACTTTAAAGGTTTCGTTGCCTTTCATTTGAATAAATGATTGTTTTTCCTGTGCTTGTATATCACCAAAGGTTGTATGAGTACGCGGAGTACAAAGAAACTCTTGGTATCGTCCATTTGCGCTTACATTCACACCCAAGATAGCTGCGTTTTCATCATTTGTGCTTCCTATAACACACGCTCCAGCCCCATCGCCAAAAAGCACACAAGTGCTCCTATCGCTAAAATCAAGCACAGAACTTATTTTTTCTGCACCAATGATAAGAATGTGCTTGTAAGTGCCAGATTCTATAAAAGATTGAGCAAGGGAGAGGAGATAGACAAATCCACTACACGCCGCACTAATATCAAAGGCGGCTTTATTTTCAATGCCAAGTTTAAAGGAAGTAATGCAAGCAGTGCTAGGCATTGTAAGATAATCAGGGCTTAGAGTTGCTACAATTACGGCGTCAATATCTTTTGGACTCACTCCTGCGCGCTCTATTGCTTTTTTGCCTGCTTCGTAAGCAAGATCGCTTGTTTGTTGTGAAGGCAAGGCAAAGTAACGCGTTTTGATGCCTGTGCGTTTGGTAATCCACTCATCATTTGTATCAAGTGTTTTTTCAAAATCAGCATTGCTTATGCAGGTGGGAGGGACATAAGAAGCGATTGATTTAAGTGAAGCATATATTTTGCCCATAGAGAATCCTTATTCTTGTGTGCTCAAAGGTTTATTTGCAAAAGCATAAGAGAGCTTGGAGCAAATATCAGATTCTATGGCATTGAGCGCTTGATAGATAGCACATTCAATAGCGCGTGCATTAGCACTTCCGTGACTAATGATGACAACTTTTTGCACACCAAGCAAAGGCGCGCCACCATATTCGCTATGATCCATTTTTTTCTTTAATCGTTTAAATACTCCGCGTAAGAAAAGTGCGCCAAACATTGAGCATAGGCAGGATTTAATATCCTTTTTGAGCACTGATGACATAGCGCTAGCCACCCCTTCCGCTGCTTTAAGCACGAGATTCCCGCTGAATCCATCACATACAATAACATCAACGCTTCCATTAAAAATATCGCGTCCTTCAACATTGCCCTTAAAGAACCTAAATTCTTTTAAAAGTTTAAAAGTAGCTTTGGTGAGTTCATTGCCTTTATTATCTTCTTCGCCATTAGATAAAAGCCCTACGCGTGGATTCTCAAATCCTATGACATTTTTTGCATATTCATAGCCCATAATGGCAAAATCTACAAGGTATTCTGGTTTGCAGTCTGTATTTGCACCCGCATCAAGGATAATACTTGGTTTATCGGTAATATTTGGCATAGTCGTGCATATTGCAGGACGAGATACACCTTTAATGCGTCCAATTTTAAGCGTAGCAAGGCTCATTGTCGCTCCACTATGCCCGGGTGAAACAAGTGCATCTACCTCTCCATTTTTAAGAAGTTCGGTAGTTTTGAAAATAGAAGATTGCGTGCGTTTTGTCGCAGTAGAGGCAGATTCTTCCATACGAATATAATCTGTGCAATGCACAATTTGCGCACGTGATTGAAGATATGGGGGGATAAGAGGAGCGATTTGTGCTTCATCACCGATAATGACAGCATTAAAATCACGTGATTTTAATGCCTGTATAACGCCTTGAACTATAGGAGTTACCCCATTATCTGCACCCATAACATCAATGGCTATTTTTAGCATTTCCACTCCTTGAGCTATAAATTACTTGTAGCTACCTGTAAATTTATTGATATGATGAGGCATTTTCCAGCTCCCATCTTTATCTTTGATAGGTTTTGCAAGAGCTATTTTGTAATGTGAGCGTCTTTTTGCCGCTCGGGTTTTGCTTACGCGTCTTTTAGGAACTGCCATTTTTACTCCTTGAGATTAGTCTTTTGTGTGATAATCGCTTCGTATAGATTCAATTTCACTCTCTAAAATATAATGTAAATCAATAAAGCCATCAAAAAACTCAACAACTTCAAAGCTGTCAAGCTTTTTAGTTTGGCTTTGTGCATTCCAGATACCATCTGAAATATACAAAACCAAAGGATTTTCAAGTTTGTGTATATACTCTTCTCCACTTTTATCACAAATAAGCTCTATTTCCCCGTAAATTTTTCCTTTGAGACAGAGAATTTGGGAATCTATGCGATAAAGCTGCGCTTGTAAATTCACACCCTCAATATGGAGAGCGATGTCTTTAGGAGCACAGGAGATTTTTCTCATCGCAATTTTCAATTAGCACATCTCCCTTGTGCTAAAGAAAAACGCAATTTCGTTTTTTGCATTCTCAAGGCTATCGCTTCCGTGTACAGCATTTGCATCAATGCTTTGAGCAAAATCTGCACGAATTGTGCCTTTTGCTGCTTCTTTTGGGTTTGTTGCGCCCATAAGATCACGATTTTTCATTACAGCATTATTGCCTTCAAGAACCATTACAACCACTGGTCCGCTTATCATAAAATCAACCAAATCTTTAAAAAATGGTCGTTCCTTATGAATAGCATAAAAAGCCTCTGCATCGCAACGGCTAAGCTGAAGTTTTTTCATTGCGCAAATGCGGAGATTATTGCTTTCAAAGCGGTCTATAATTTTGCCGATTACCCCTTTTTTTACAGCATCGGGCTTAATAATTGAGAGTGTTTGCTCCATAACTTTCCTTTCATATTATGTGGATACAAATGCTAAAAACCTCAAATTTTATCTAAAAAAAACTTGCTTTAATATAAATATTTATAAGAAATAAAAAATAATTCTTATTAAGCATTTATAGTTTCAAATAAGCTAGGGTTTGTTCTAAAATCAGCGATAGCTTCCTCATACATCTCAATGATTTTATCAATACTTTTTTCAAGCGCATACTTTGACGCACTTTTGGCGTATTCATTTTTCATTTGTTCTATTTCCTTAGGGTGCTCTATCCAATAATCAATTTTCGCGCTTAAGTCTGCTGTATCATTTGTCTTAAACAAGCTTCTTTCATCAAGGGCAAATTGTGTCGTAGCGCTTATTTTGGAATCTGCAATAATAGGCACTAATCCGACAGAGATAGCTTCTAGGCAAGAAATAGCCTCACTTTCAACTTCTGCTGTATGTACATATAAGTGGCAATATTTAAGCTTTTCAAGGAGTATCTTATTATCAATAAAGCCAAATTCAGAGCGATTGATTAAAAGCTTATCGCAAAGTTTGCGTAAATATTGCTCTTTTGGTCCAACGCCGTGCAGATGTAATTTGATATTATTTGCATATTTGCTTTGAGTAATTGCTTTTATCAAAATATCTTGTCGCTTTTCTTTAGAGAATCTTCCTACTGAAATAATATGAAAAAATGTATCATCAAATGGCTTCACACAGGATTGTGTCGTGTTCATATGGAATCCATTGCTTATGACAAATTTTTTCCCGCCATATTTTTCCCTCTCTATTTCTTTTTTCATAAGCTGACTTGGGCAGTGGATATGATGTGTGTAGCGATAAAAGGCTTTATAGAATCTCCTAAAGAGATACGCATTAAAGCACTCAAAATTCATATTCATATTATAGCTGATGTGTTGAGGCTGGAGGTGAAATGCACTTATATAGGGAATCTTCATTTTTCTACATAAAGCAACACCTGCAATTTCTAGTGCAAAAGGCAAATAAAAATGTGCAATATCACAACCTCTAAGCGCAGATTCTAAAATTGTAGTATCTGGTGAGCCAAAAATCATATGTTGTTTATGTGAGACTTCTGTAACGATTGGAATGTATCTTTCCTTGACGAAATAAAACTCTTCGCCCTCATTTTGCTCATTGTTTTCTTGCTTTGTAGGATTTGTCGTAACTACGCGTACGTGATGTCCTCTTTTGATTAATTCTTTTGCAAAGCGAAAGGCTGTCATAGAAGTGCCATTGCTTCTATCTTTATAACTATCTACAACTATGGCTATAATCATTATTTACGCTTATAGTCATCATCTAATCGCACGATGTCATCTTCACCCAAATATTCACCCATTTGCACTTCAATGAGGACAAGTGGTAGGATTCCGGGATTTTCAAGTCTATGCACTTCGCCCATAGGAATATAAGTGGATTGATTTGCTTTGAGAAATTTTTGTGCTTCGCCTATGGTTATATGGGCTGAACCGCTCACTATAATCCAATGTTCGTTGCGATGATAATGCTTTTGTAAGCTTAATCTACCTTTTGGCTTAACGACAATTTGCTTGATTTTATAATTTTGAGATTCTAATAAAATTGTGTAAGTCCCCCACGGGCGATGAGTACTTTTGTGAGTTTTTGTAAGTTCGGGGTGAGTATTTTTGAGGGTAGCTACAATATCTTTGACTTGTTGAGAATATCCCTTTTTGGCTATCAAAAGGCAATCATTTTCATCAATAATCATCAAATCCTCTAGTCCAATCCCGGCAACAAGCTTATTTGAAATAACAAAATTATTTTTGCATTCTTTTTGAATAAAAGTATTTTTACTTGCATTTTTTGCCTCATCTGTGGGATATTCCTCAGAGAGAGATTCAAAACTCCCTATATCATTCCACATAAAATCACAGCTCACACACGCCACTTTTTGGCTTTTTTCCATTAATGCGTAATCTATACTAATATCAGGTAGATTTGTACTCCTTTGAGCATCTAAGCGGATAAAATCTTTTGTTTCATTTCCTTTAGAGGATTCAAAAGTAAGCTTACATTGCTCTAAAACTTCTGGGCTATGTGTTTTTAGCTCTTGCAACAATACTTCTGCCCTAAAGCAAAACATTCCGCTATTCCATAGGTAACTGCCATTTTCTATATAAGCTTTGGCGTCCTTAATGGAGGGCTTTTCAATGAATCTCTCTACTTTATTATCCTTTGCTTTGATGTAGCCATAGCCTGTATGTGGGCAATTTGGCTTAATCCCAAAAGTTACTAAGAATCCTTTTTGCGCTAATTCTATGCCTTGAAGTATAGCTTGTTCGTAGGCAGTGGTATTTTTGATAAGGTGGTCGCTTGGGAGTGCAAGGATTATATCATCATTTATTTTTGCAAGTGAGCAAGATTCAAAAACCTTAAGAGCTGCAAAAGTAAGGGCTGGAGCAGTGTTTTTGCCAAGAGATTCTAAAATACATTCTGCTAAGGGAATATTTATCTTATGGGCTTGTTCTTGAGCGATAAAGTAGTGATTGTCATTAGTGATAATTTGAAAATGCCCCTGATGAGTTTTGCGTAAGAAATCATTGCGCAAAAGTGTTTCTTGGAAAAGTGAGCACGAGGAAGTTTGAGGGTTTTTAGATGGAAGTAAGTTGGCAAATTGTTTGGGCATTAGCTCACGCGAAATTGGAAAAAGACGCGTGCCAGAGCCGCCACAGAGAATAGAGATAGTCATTTTTGCTCCTTAAGGGGAATATTGAGGGCTTTTGGAATTTCTCTTAAATCTCGCGTCTCAATAATGATATTTGCCTCTTTTTTGAGAATCTCTTTGGCACAAAAGGCAATGCGCACATCAGCGTGGGCAAACATACTTCTATCATTTGCGCCATCGCCTATGACAATGGTATCTTTGCGTGTGAGGCTAAGGAGATTCTGTAAGCGTTGGAGCATTATGCCCTTAGAATCACTAAACATCATCTCACCGCCTACTTCGCCTGTGAGGATAGAATCTTTATGGTGTAAAATATTCGCAAAGCTCGCATCAAGCCCCAAAATCTCTGTAAAATAATCAGTAGCAATATGGAATCCTCCGCTAAAGCATACAACCTTAAAACCCTGCACCTTCAAAGCTTGGATACAATGTAATGCACCATTCATAAGTGGCAGATTATGCGCTATTTGCGTGGCTTTTTGCACACTTAATCCTTTTAAAAGCGCGACACGATTTTTGAGTGCTTCATAAAAATCAAGCTCCCCATTCATCGCTCTATGCGTGATTTGGCTTACTTTTTCACTCACATTATGCGCTTGGGCAAGTATATCAATCGTTTCGCCGTCCATTAGCGTAGAATCAAAATCAAAAACAACAAGCTTCATATCATTAATGTCCTTGCAAAAAATGCTACAATTATAGCGTTTGGGATTAAATTTGGGATTAAAATGGGTGAGATGATGTTTGGATTTGAATTTTTACCATATCAAAAAAGCAAAGATATAGAGCATTTAAAGGCAATGATAGAGGGTGCAAGAGGATTTTTACAAGAAGAAGTTGGCTTTGTGCTTATCCCTGCGAATGTGCGCAAAAATGCGGGCGTAAATGCGATTTTGAGCGCGTATATGCTGCGTGAGCATATAGATGTAGTATTTGTGCCTACGATAAGCGCGGCGGGGCTAGATAAGATACAGATTCGCTCCCAAATCTTAAGTTTAAAATATGCCAATTTTACTTGTGTAGCACTCATTGGCGGCGATGAGAAAGATAATAGAAGTGAAAACAAAAAAATAGATGGCATAGAGCTTATTGAGATGACAAGGGAGATATTAGGAAGCGATATACATATTATAAGTGGCACACCCACAGATATGAGTAATCCTTTAACAAGAAAGCGATTAGCCCAAAAAATGCGACTTGGAGTGGATAGAATCATCACACAACCTATTTTTAGCTCTCATTTGATGAGGGAGTTTATCAGAGATTTTGAGGAGTTAAGAAGTGAGAGTAAAAGCAAAGCAAAGCTTAGTCTAGGTGTGTTTGGGCTTTTTAGCGCACAAAGTGCAGAAGTAATAAATGCAGCACACTTGGGCTTTGAAGTGCCAAAAGATTATGTAGAGATGCTCCAAAAGTGCGCAAAGCAGGGGAGTGATGATGCAGCTTTGGCGGCATTTAAACATTTATGGGTAGGCTTGCAAAGCATAGCGAGAGAACATAATGTCTCCTTGTATCTCTCCACGCCCAAACATAATGACTTACGCGCGTATGGCAAATATATGGAAAATTAAGTTAAATTAAAAGTGCAATCAATTTGGAAACAAGGATATTTTATGAAAACATTGCTTACACATTTCGCCCCCCCCCTCATTAAAAACCGCTTATGAGTTAGAATCTAATGATTCTCAACGAGATTTTTATTTACAACTGAATAGATTAGACTTCTTTTATTTTGTGCGCGAGATTTGCAAATTTCTCTCAAGTTTCACATTTGTTTTCAAAAAAGCTATTTTTAAAGTTATAGTAGGGTTAATTTTGGCTGTTACGCTTACGAGTAAGGCGAGGGGTGGGGAAAGGCTTTTGACTTTGCAATGAATGAATGTTAAACAATTTATTTTGCTCACAGAAAGAATCTCAATAGCTTATCAGATGAAGTTTTTGAGAAATCTTTTCAGGCTGGTATTGAAAAAGGTGCTGAAAATGTATTGGCAAAAAAGGCTAAAGCAAATAATATGACTTATGATGAATTAATAGATATAGCTAAAAAAGAAATAGAGAAGAAAGAATAGCAATTTTACTCTCCCTAAAAGGGAGTAATAAAAGCAACTAAAAAGTGCGTTTGAGGAGATTTTCTACACGCAAAATAGTAATCAGTCTATCCTCGCGCTTACCAATGCCTCGCAAAAGATTTTGATTTTCATTAAAAGATTCGGGAATGGGCTCAATATCACTTTGAGGGATACGCACTGCACCTGTGAGTTTATCAATCATAAAGCCAATCATTTCATCTTGTTGGTTGATGATGAGATACCTCGTGTCTGCATCTTGTTTGATTGCAGATAAGCCAAATTTTAAGCGCATATTAATCAAAGGCAAGACCGTTCCACGCAAATTAAATACGCCAAGCACATAATCAGGCACTGCAGGAACACGCGTATATTCAATGGGCTTTACAATTTCTTTTATATTCAGAATGGGCACAGCATATTCTTCATTGCCAATCATAAAGCAAATGATATGGAGCGTTTCTTCAATATGGACATCATCATTTTGTTTGTTTTGTTGTCTTTCAAGGACTTCTTTTAGCTTATTTTCACTCATTTTATTCTCCATCTGTTGTGAGATTAATATTGCGGCGAACTACATTCACTAAATATTCTGGTGTGTAAGGCTTAGTAATGTATTCTGTCATACCTGATTCTACACCTCTCATTCTATCAGTTTTGCTATTTCTGCTTGTAACAGCAATCAGAGGGAGATTCTTAAATTTATTATATTTCCTTACTTCAGAGGCGAAAGTATAGCCGTCCATTTTGGGCATTTCAATATCCACA includes the following:
- the ndk gene encoding nucleoside-diphosphate kinase, whose translation is MEQTLSIIKPDAVKKGVIGKIIDRFESNNLRICAMKKLQLSRCDAEAFYAIHKERPFFKDLVDFMISGPVVVMVLEGNNAVMKNRDLMGATNPKEAAKGTIRADFAQSIDANAVHGSDSLENAKNEIAFFFSTREMC
- the serB gene encoding phosphoserine phosphatase SerB; the encoded protein is MKLVVFDFDSTLMDGETIDILAQAHNVSEKVSQITHRAMNGELDFYEALKNRVALLKGLSVQKATQIAHNLPLMNGALHCIQALKVQGFKVVCFSGGFHIATDYFTEILGLDASFANILHHKDSILTGEVGGEMMFSDSKGIMLQRLQNLLSLTRKDTIVIGDGANDRSMFAHADVRIAFCAKEILKKEANIIIETRDLREIPKALNIPLKEQK
- a CDS encoding mannose-1-phosphate guanylyltransferase/mannose-6-phosphate isomerase, giving the protein MTISILCGGSGTRLFPISRELMPKQFANLLPSKNPQTSSCSLFQETLLRNDFLRKTHQGHFQIITNDNHYFIAQEQAHKINIPLAECILESLGKNTAPALTFAALKVFESCSLAKINDDIILALPSDHLIKNTTAYEQAILQGIELAQKGFLVTFGIKPNCPHTGYGYIKAKDNKVERFIEKPSIKDAKAYIENGSYLWNSGMFCFRAEVLLQELKTHSPEVLEQCKLTFESSKGNETKDFIRLDAQRSTNLPDISIDYALMEKSQKVACVSCDFMWNDIGSFESLSEEYPTDEAKNASKNTFIQKECKNNFVISNKLVAGIGLEDLMIIDENDCLLIAKKGYSQQVKDIVATLKNTHPELTKTHKSTHRPWGTYTILLESQNYKIKQIVVKPKGRLSLQKHYHRNEHWIIVSGSAHITIGEAQKFLKANQSTYIPMGEVHRLENPGILPLVLIEVQMGEYLGEDDIVRLDDDYKRK
- the plsX gene encoding phosphate acyltransferase PlsX codes for the protein MLKIAIDVMGADNGVTPIVQGVIQALKSRDFNAVIIGDEAQIAPLIPPYLQSRAQIVHCTDYIRMEESASTATKRTQSSIFKTTELLKNGEVDALVSPGHSGATMSLATLKIGRIKGVSRPAICTTMPNITDKPSIILDAGANTDCKPEYLVDFAIMGYEYAKNVIGFENPRVGLLSNGEEDNKGNELTKATFKLLKEFRFFKGNVEGRDIFNGSVDVIVCDGFSGNLVLKAAEGVASAMSSVLKKDIKSCLCSMFGALFLRGVFKRLKKKMDHSEYGGAPLLGVQKVVIISHGSANARAIECAIYQALNAIESDICSKLSYAFANKPLSTQE
- a CDS encoding beta-ketoacyl-ACP synthase III; this translates as MGKIYASLKSIASYVPPTCISNADFEKTLDTNDEWITKRTGIKTRYFALPSQQTSDLAYEAGKKAIERAGVSPKDIDAVIVATLSPDYLTMPSTACITSFKLGIENKAAFDISAACSGFVYLLSLAQSFIESGTYKHILIIGAEKISSVLDFSDRSTCVLFGDGAGACVIGSTNDENAAILGVNVSANGRYQEFLCTPRTHTTFGDIQAQEKQSFIQMKGNETFKVAVKMLVSEVKEILSTHHINPQDVSFFIPHQANLRIINAVGENLSFAPEQIVISIQKYGNTSAASIPMAMNDLYEEKKLKYGDLMLLDALGGGLTWGSALVRFGGKT
- a CDS encoding chemotaxis protein CheW, which encodes MSENKLKEVLERQQNKQNDDVHIEETLHIICFMIGNEEYAVPILNIKEIVKPIEYTRVPAVPDYVLGVFNLRGTVLPLINMRLKFGLSAIKQDADTRYLIINQQDEMIGFMIDKLTGAVRIPQSDIEPIPESFNENQNLLRGIGKREDRLITILRVENLLKRTF
- the rpmF gene encoding 50S ribosomal protein L32, with amino-acid sequence MAVPKRRVSKTRAAKRRSHYKIALAKPIKDKDGSWKMPHHINKFTGSYK
- a CDS encoding glycosyltransferase, with protein sequence MIIAIVVDSYKDRSNGTSMTAFRFAKELIKRGHHVRVVTTNPTKQENNEQNEGEEFYFVKERYIPIVTEVSHKQHMIFGSPDTTILESALRGCDIAHFYLPFALEIAGVALCRKMKIPYISAFHLQPQHISYNMNMNFECFNAYLFRRFYKAFYRYTHHIHCPSQLMKKEIEREKYGGKKFVISNGFHMNTTQSCVKPFDDTFFHIISVGRFSKEKRQDILIKAITQSKYANNIKLHLHGVGPKEQYLRKLCDKLLINRSEFGFIDNKILLEKLKYCHLYVHTAEVESEAISCLEAISVGLVPIIADSKISATTQFALDERSLFKTNDTADLSAKIDYWIEHPKEIEQMKNEYAKSASKYALEKSIDKIIEMYEEAIADFRTNPSLFETINA